GTTGTCGCCCAGGCCCGCGGCGATCACGTGGGTGAGGCCCTGCTCGCGGTGCAGCTTCTGCACACCCTTGATGGTGTAGCCCTCGGCGTGCAGCAGGGCGCGCACGCCGCTCAGCACGGCGATGTCCTGCGGGCGGTAGAACCGCCGCCCGCCGGCCCGTTTCATCGGGCGAATGAACGAGAACTTGGTTTCCCAGAAACGCAGGACGTGCTGCGGCACGCCCAGCTCGTCGGCGGCTTCGGAAATCGTGCGGAAGGCGTTGGGCCCCTTCGCCACCGCATGATGCCCCTTAGCCGCCCAAGGCGCGGTCGATTCGCGCCTTCATGACTTGCGAGGCCCGGAAACCGATCACCCGGCGGGGCTCGATCTCGGCCGGCTCGCCGGTCTTGGGATTGCGACCCATGCGGGCCCGCTTGTCACGCACCTGGAAGACGCCGAAGCCGGAAAGCTTGACCGTCTCACCCTGCTCCAGCGCCTCGGCGACCAGATCCAGGGTGCGTTCGACCAGGCCCGCGCAGTCCTGGCGGGTCAGACCGACTTCTTCGTGGACCGCCTCACAGAGATCGGCCCGGGTCAATGTCGCGCCTTTCATGACGCCCCCTTACGCTTGATTGACAAACCCCAGAGCGCGCGCGTCAGACAGGGTCGAGCCCCGTGTTTCTGCAACGCGCTCTCATCAACTCAAGCCTGCATGCCGTGATTATCGCATGGAGTCAAAGGCTGAGCGCCAAGACTTGAGACGATAGCGCAAGCTAGCGGCTGAAAACGGCCAAGCTTTGGTTAAAGGCGCACCACGCAGGCGCCCCAGGTCAATCCGCCGCCCATCGCCTCGAGCAGCAGCAGCTGTCCCGGCTTGATCCGGCCGTCGGCGATTCCCTGGGCGAAGGCCAGGGGGATCGAGGCGGCCGAGGTGTTGGCGTGCAAGGCGACCGTCGAGATCACCTTGTCCTCGTCGATGCCGCAGCGATGGGCCACGCCGGCCAGGATCCGCTGGTTGGCCTGGTGCGGGATGAACCAGTCGACTTCGGGGACGGTGACTCCCGCCATCTCCGCCGCGGCGAAGATGGCCTCGGAGATGTTGATCACCGCGTGCTTGAACACCTGGTTGCCCAGCATGCGCAGCTTGCCGACCGTGCCCGTCGTCGACGGACCGCCGTCGACATACAGCAGCTCCTGCTTGGTGCCGTCGGCGCGCAGGGCGAAACCCAAGACGCCTTGGTCAGCCGTGGTCCCCTGCCCTTCGCGCGGCTCCAGCACCACCGCGCCGGCCCCGTCGCCGAACAGCACGCAGGTGCCGCGGTCGGTCCAGTCCATCAGCCGGGTCATGGCCTCGGCCCCGATCACCAGGGCGCACTTGGCGTGCCCCCGGGCCACGAAGCCGTCGGCGACGCTCAACGCGTAGACGAAGCCCGAGCACACGGCCTGGACGTCGAAGGCGATGCCGATCGGCGCGCCCAGCTTGCGCTGGACGATGGTGGCCGTGGCCGGAAAGGTCATGTCCGGCGTGGTGGTGGCCACGATGATCAGGTCGACGTCGGCGGCGGTCTTGCCGGCCTTCTCCAGCGCCTGCTGGGCGGCGCGGAACGCCAGGTCCGAAACCGGCTGGTCGTCGGCCACCTTGTGGCGCTGGCGGATGCCGGTGCGTTCGACGATCCACTCGTCGCTGGTGTCCACCGTCTCGGCCAGCTGGCTGTTGGTGACCACATTGTCAGGCAGATAGGCCCCGACGCCGGTGACGGCGCTACGTATCAAGCTCACTCGGAAGCTCCCTGGCCTTCGGCGCCCGACGCGCCTCCGGTCCCTTCTTCTGCACCCGACTTGAGGCCGGTTTCGGTCAGACGTTTCAGGTTACGATCGATTTCCGCCGAAAAGTCGCTGCGCGCAAGATCGACGGCCACGCGTATCGCCGAGGCGTAGCCGATGGCGTCCGCGCCGCCGTGACTCTTGACCACGATGCCGTTCAGACCCAGCAGCGGTCCGCCATTGACCCGGCCCGGGTCCAGGCGTCGGCGCATCTTCTTCAGCGCGCCCGAGGCGATCACCGCGCCCAGCATGGCCAGCGGACCGGAGGTGAAGGTGGACCGGATCTCGGCGGCGAAGAAGCGGGCCAGCCCTTCGGCGGTCTTCAGGGCGACATTGCCGGTGAAGCCGTCGGTGACGACCACGTCGACCGTGCCCTTGGCGATGTCGGTGCCTTCGACGAAGCCGCGATAGTCGAAGTCCAGCTTGGTCTCCTTGAGGATGGCGTGCGCCTCGCGCACCTCCTCATGGCCCTTCTGGTCCTCGGACCCGACATTGAGCAGGCCCACGGTCGGGCGCTGCGAGCCGTGCACCGCGTGGTGGAAGGCCGCGCCCATGATCGCGAACTCGAGCAGCTGCTTGGCGTCGCTCTCGACATTGGCGCCGACGTCCAGCACGGCCGAGACGCCGGTCATGGTCGGCCAGCTGGCCACGATCGCCGGGCGCTCCAGATTGGCCCCCATGCGCAGGATCAGCTTGGAGATCGCCATCAGGGCGCCGGTGTTGCCGGCCGAGACGCAGGCGGCGGCCTCATTGTTGCGGATCGCCTCGACCGCGTTCCACAGGCTGGTGCCCTTGCCCCGGCGCATGGCCTGGGCGGGCTTCTCCTCCATCGAGATGGCCTTGTCGGTGTGGCGCACTTCGCTGACGGCGCGCGCGTCGGGCGACTTGGCCAACTGGGCGTTCAGTTGGGTCTCGTCGCCGTGCAGCAGGAAGCGGACGTCGGGAAGACTCTTGGCGGCCAGCGCCACGGCGGGCACGATCACGGACGGGCCGTGATCCCCGCCCATGGCGTCGATCGAAATGACTACGGGTTGAGGCACGAGGCGCTATCGGCTCCTGAAAGCGGCGCACCGCCCATTCAAAGGTGACGCGGCAAGGCGGCGGGACGATACAGCCGCGAGAATATCACGCAAGCGGAAGGAGACGGCCATTTCAGCCCCCTTCCCCTCCAGTGTCGGGGTCGCTCTTCAGCTTTTT
The window above is part of the Caulobacter soli genome. Proteins encoded here:
- a CDS encoding beta-ketoacyl-ACP synthase III, which translates into the protein MSLIRSAVTGVGAYLPDNVVTNSQLAETVDTSDEWIVERTGIRQRHKVADDQPVSDLAFRAAQQALEKAGKTAADVDLIIVATTTPDMTFPATATIVQRKLGAPIGIAFDVQAVCSGFVYALSVADGFVARGHAKCALVIGAEAMTRLMDWTDRGTCVLFGDGAGAVVLEPREGQGTTADQGVLGFALRADGTKQELLYVDGGPSTTGTVGKLRMLGNQVFKHAVINISEAIFAAAEMAGVTVPEVDWFIPHQANQRILAGVAHRCGIDEDKVISTVALHANTSAASIPLAFAQGIADGRIKPGQLLLLEAMGGGLTWGACVVRL
- a CDS encoding integration host factor subunit alpha produces the protein MKGATLTRADLCEAVHEEVGLTRQDCAGLVERTLDLVAEALEQGETVKLSGFGVFQVRDKRARMGRNPKTGEPAEIEPRRVIGFRASQVMKARIDRALGG
- a CDS encoding MerR family transcriptional regulator, which gives rise to MAKGPNAFRTISEAADELGVPQHVLRFWETKFSFIRPMKRAGGRRFYRPQDIAVLSGVRALLHAEGYTIKGVQKLHREQGLTHVIAAGLGDNGSASLDVLTVAAAVDSSPRSELADEARGRLVMALGDLQAVKARLDGLLRGA
- the plsX gene encoding phosphate acyltransferase PlsX; the encoded protein is MPQPVVISIDAMGGDHGPSVIVPAVALAAKSLPDVRFLLHGDETQLNAQLAKSPDARAVSEVRHTDKAISMEEKPAQAMRRGKGTSLWNAVEAIRNNEAAACVSAGNTGALMAISKLILRMGANLERPAIVASWPTMTGVSAVLDVGANVESDAKQLLEFAIMGAAFHHAVHGSQRPTVGLLNVGSEDQKGHEEVREAHAILKETKLDFDYRGFVEGTDIAKGTVDVVVTDGFTGNVALKTAEGLARFFAAEIRSTFTSGPLAMLGAVIASGALKKMRRRLDPGRVNGGPLLGLNGIVVKSHGGADAIGYASAIRVAVDLARSDFSAEIDRNLKRLTETGLKSGAEEGTGGASGAEGQGASE